Within Balearica regulorum gibbericeps isolate bBalReg1 chromosome 10, bBalReg1.pri, whole genome shotgun sequence, the genomic segment CCTCTCGCTGGACCTCCATGACATCAACCGCGAGCCCCTCATCGTAAGCTGCCATTGCAGGGCATGGGTGGAGGGGGGCAACCGGGCACCCGGGCAGGCATTTCGGAAGCCGGGGCAAGAGCTCGATGAGCATCGCTGTACTGGTGGGGAAGAGGTGGGGCCAGGTGGGAGCCCTGGTCTTCCCTGGGCTGGTGTCTCCACAGATCCACTGGCCCGCATCCCAGCAGAGGATCGAGGAGTGCATCCTGTCGGGCAAGAACAGCAACGTGAGTGGCCACCACGAACTCCATTCGGGTAGCGACGGGGCAGGTGGTGGCCAGCAGTGGAAGGGGATTCGTGTCCTCGTGTCCTACCCTGGAAAAGCCATGCCCCAGGTCCCCTGTAGCTCGGCAGCATCTGCAGCCATGTCGGGATGGGGAGGCGCTCCAAAGTCTCACAGTGTCCTGCCACCCCTTCTCTCCCAGCCGTGCAGGTCCTGCAGAGCTTCATGGGCAAGCAGGAGGCCAAGCTCCCCACGCTGCTTCCTCCCGCCAGCCAGGGCTGGGCCCTCCAGGGTGCCAGCTCATGCCCGTTGCAACCCCTGACCTGTGCCATCCCATGCCACGTGCCGTCCCAAGCCCCATGCCAGCCCATGACCCACGGCACCGCAAGACCCATGGCACCCCAAAGCCCCATGCCATGCCCCACGCCAGCCCATGCCCCATGCCAGCCCCCCATCCTCCTGGCTCCCTGGCCTGCTTTCCTCCCGTCCCCAGCTCCTACCCCATGCCGGGGGGCTGGACCCCGTGGTGCCCGCCCCAGTGCGGGTGCTGGGAGGCAGTGGGAAGGGGGGGTGCCCCCGTCCCCTTGCTGGGGTTGGCACCTCGCTCTCCACTTCCCAGGGGGAGTGCGGCAACTTCATCCGCCTGATCCAGCCCTGGAACCGGACCCACCTCTACGTCTGCGGCACTGGTGCCTACAACCCCATCTGCGCCTTCGTCAACCGTGGGCGCAAAGCCCAGGTGAGgggtgggagggatgggggttgcggtgAGCCGGTGCCCGGCCCGGCAGCGCCAGTGGGGGGACTGCCATGGGACTGCAGCGGGGGGCAGGAGGGCGGCGTGGcgcagctcagctctgctggctAGTGCCGGGAGGGTTGCGGGGCAGAGGGTTGGGGGGCAGCGTCGGGCCGGGGGGTGACCATGGCTAACGATGCCATGCTGCCGAGCGGGGCTGAGCCCTCTCTGCAGACCGAGGACTTCACGCCGGAACTGGGCCACCCCGGCTGGACCCCGACGCTGGCTTCCATGCGACATGCCCTCCCACCCTGCCAGCCACAGCCGCCACCGGATCTCTGCCGGGGCGAGGGACGCGTCCTCTCTCAGCTTCCCACCTGCCACCGAGCCCCTCGCCACAGATGTGGAGGACACCCAGCACCGCGCCAGCACCAGCATTGCACAGGCAGAACCACGGCAGGGGCTGTGCCAGCACATGCAGCCATGCAGGGGATGTCCCTGGATGGGTGTCACCCGGTCCCAAGGACCACGGTGTGCAGCGAGATGGCGGCATTGAAGCCACGTGCCACTGGGCTGGATGCGTGGCAGACAGAGGAGCGCTTTCGGGATGGCCCTGGGAGGGAGATGGTCTCTGCAAGTAGCAGCACCAGGCGTCCCAGGGTCCCCGAGCCCTGCGAGGTGTCCATCCCCTCCACACTGGGGTGGCAGGTCCCGGGCTGTGTCCTCTCCTGCAGTTGGAGTGAGCCGGGTGCCGCCAGCCTGAGGCGAGGGAAGAGCACGGCACTGGACATGGAGGATGGACCTCTGCCCCTGGGCCTGGCACAGGCACCGAGAGGCAGATGCTGCTTGGGCAACTCCAGGTTGGGACCAGATTGGGACTGGACTGAGACCAGACTGGGAGAGGATTGGGATCGGACTGGGCAGCGGCAGCATTTGAGGAGCACCAGGGATGCCCGTGCAATTGAGGACAGCATCATTGTTCCCTCCGGCGGAGCCAGCGGTGGTGTGGCAGGGACAGGGTGTCCCGGTGACCCCCGCGGTGCCGGTAGCTTCCCCCGTGCCACAGCTTGGCACCAGGACATTGCTCCTCTGCACGgggtgctgccagctgggtgGCAGGTCCCCTCTGTGCATCTCCAGGCATGAGGCCATCCTGGCTGGGTGCGGGTAGCCGCCTCTCCGCTCTCTCCTGCCCCGTGCCAGGGCACCTCAGTTCTGCGGGAGAGAGCAGGATCCAGCCCGGAGAAGCGCCTGCTGGGGACCAGCCCAGCCTGGAGCATCCAGGGAcccccaccagcaccacctGGGGGGACTGCGGCTCTGCTGCTCCACAGCCACCCATCACCCCAGCTCTTGGGGTCCCGCCCCTGTCCCGGGGGGTCCTTCCTCCCCCACCGGCGCTAActctctgccctgctccttttCCCCAGGGGTTTCCACCGAGCCAGCCGGGAGGCCGGGAAAGCAGATCCGCCGACGGCCCCCTCAGCCCAAGACCAGCACAAAGCAAGGTGGGAACCGGTCTAGGAGCCCGCCGCAGCCGTGCCCACTTCTCCCCTGGGCCACGCTGGAGCCGCGGGCTCCTTCTTCCCACCGGCATGCCTCCGACCCCCAGGCTGGGCGCCCCATGCCATGGGCATCCCCGCCGTCTCCTTCCCTCTCAGCACAGCATCCTCCGGCCACCAGCCTGGCATCTCTGCTCTCCTTCTCTCACTaactccttcctcccaggccGTACACGGGTCCCTCGTGGGGGACACTGTCAGGGGTGGTGGCTCTCCCCTCTTCTGGTTTTGCCATGGCCCATTGGAAGCAGGGCCACGTGTCGGCAGAGCCACAGGAATCAGGATGGTTCAGGGGAGGATGCTAAGGCGATGTGCAGGAGGTGTTTTGGTAGGGTCTACAAAAACATCACTGAGCAGCTGCTTCGTcctgccccggggaggggcTTGTCCCATGCCAGTGGGCAAGTGGGCTCGGGGgacacccagcacccagcccgcCCTGACAGTGTCACCCCGAGCCTCCCCTCCGGACTAACATGGGTCGGTGCATGGGCTGGGGAGCGCGTGGGGCGCGGACACCCTGCGGCAGCCTGGGGGTCCCCCTGCCCGTCCCTCTGCCCCCTGCTCTGCGGGCAGGTGGTAAGTGGGCAGAGGGCGATGCTCGGCCACGAGCATCTCGCCGGCTgtgggcagctcctgctgccaaCTTCCCCGGTGCCAGCCGGGGAAGCACCGTTGCCATTTCAGCCCCTCAGTTCCTCCCTCCCGGCTGAATCTGGCCCCGGCATCTGCAGGGAGAAGCTCCCCGGTGCGGCTCCCCGTGCCCCGAGCGGGGGCTCCCTGGGGGCCGCCGGCACCCGCTTTCCAGCAGCGCCAATGCGTTTTAAGGCGTGTTAGCCAAACGGCAGTGCCGGCACCAGCGGCAGCTCGTGGGTTGGCCGGCCAGGAGGGTGAGGTGGTGCGGCCGGTGCCAGGGCTACGCTGGAGAGCCAGATTGTTCCTGAAAAGAGTTTGCCCGGCTCGGGAGCGGGGCCAGCACCAGGCAGAGGTGTTTGTGATGGTGATGGTGGCACAGCGCCGCGACGGGGACAGCAGAAGCACGGCTGTGCTCATCTCTGGGGCTGGGTGGCCTGGGAGTAGCTGGTGCCAGCAGACCCTCCGGTGGGTGATGTGCGTGGTGAGCATCCCAGCTCCGCGCCCCATCCTGCCCTTCCCAGAGTCGGGGgctctgccaggagcctgctcgCCTCTCGACAGAGTGACTGGCACTGTGTCCATCACCCCTGCATCAAAGCCAGGGCACGGGGCCTGCGGGTAGCTCCACCAGCCTGATTTTGGTTGTCCCCCCATAGCCGGGCTCCCCGCAGGTGTTGCTGCGCTGCTGCTTTGTCCCAGTGCCAGGGGTCCGTACGCCGGGGTGAGGGGTGACTTGGCTGGGccagcctggccctgcctgccccccccagcactggcAGAGGATTTTGCGTGCGTCTCTGGAGGCAGTGTGGGTTTCGCCCCTGGCCGGGGGCTTGTGACGGTGCCGGGGATGGCCGAGGCGAAGGCAGAGGCGACGGTGGGGAGTCGGTTCCTAACGGCATGGGGCAAATGCCCCGACGCATCTCCGGAGCATCTCACTGCGATGCCAGCCTGGTGGTGCCCGCTGGAAAATGGGTCCTGGCAGGAGGAGCACAGTGGATCTGGCAGCCGAGCTGTGCCGCTGGCCAAACCCCACCTGCCAAAGGTGCTGGAGCTGCTTGACCTGGAGCCGGCCAAGCGGCGATGCGTGGCACGGACAGCTGGAATGAAGACGGACGGAGGGAGATGTTTGCCGAGACACGGGCGTGGGGGAAGGATGCCCCGTTTCAGCCTGGCACCTTGGCCAAGTCTGCAAGTGGTGGAGGGCATGCAGAAGCACCCAGTCACATCAGAGGAGTAGCTCGCAGGAGCTTCAGCTTCTCAGGAAACCTGCAGACCCCCGGTGTGGTCCATCCTCATCTGTCCTCGATGCTGGGCTCCATCCCGGAGGAGGCTGCCTCTCCCGGTGGGCTTCGGAAGGTGCCACAGGGATGGAGGGGTGAAAGTCTAACCAGCTCCTGGGTTTGCTTCCTCCTCCAGGATTATATCTTCTACCTGGAGCCAGACAAGCTGGAGTCGGGCAAGGGGAAGTGTTCCTACGACCCCAAAGTTGACACCGTCTCTGCATTAATCAGTGAGTCCTGTAGCTCCCTGGGGCCGGTGCTGCCTGCCTTGGGCAGAGGGAACATGCAGGCGAGATGGGACAACTGCTGCCACCGTCTTCCTGCGTTGCCCAAATATCCCCAAGGAGTCAGGCTCCTGCCCCTGCCACCCCTGCCCGCTCCAGCTGCAGATGGCTGGGCACCCGGATGCCCGGTCCTTGGTCATCTGGCCCAGCAGAGGTGGGGGTCCTGGGCCAACCTCACCAGGTGTCTGGGATGGCTACAGGCGGTGGCTCCTGGTTGCCTGGTGGCTACtagccagggctggggctggatggagcctggggcagtgggagaAGGTGGGTGGACGGGACTAGGTGGCACCCCCCCGGCTGATCTCTGCCCTCTGCAGATGAAGAGCTCTATGCTGGTGTCTACATCGACTTCATGGGCACGGACGCAGCCATCTTCCGCACCATGGGCAAACAGACAGCCATGAGGACAGACCAGTACAATTCACGCTGGCTTAATGGTGAGTTTGGGGTGTCATTGGCTCAGGTTCCCTAGGGACCCCACGGCTGCAGCCATAGAGATGAGACCTGTTGTGTCATACTGCATCCTTCTCCCAGGACAGGGACAGTAGCCAGCATGGGCAGGTGGATGGGTGGTGGTgtgggatggatggatggatggatggatggatggatggatggacggacagAGGAatggatggacagatggatggagggagggacagACAGGTGATGGATGGATAGTTGACGGTAGATGGATGAGTGGACAGATGATGGATGGACAGATGAcgggtggatggatggatggatggatggatggatggatggaaatctaggcagaagagcagagggaTAGCTGTGTGGGGCACAGTAACAGACGTGCCAGGGGCTTTGCTGGGTGATGAGAGCAGCCAGCTGGAAGAAATGGGGGCTGGCTCTGCCAGAGTCCGTGCACGGGTTTCTGCAGGGCTGAGATGTCAACCGTGTCGCCTGCAGTCGGTGACCCCAAGCGTTCATCCTGCCCCCCTCGGAGCACCCCTGCCCACGGGGCGGCAGCTGAGTAAACAGACCAGAGCAGATGGGATGGTCCTGCCGGGCTGGGGAGCCGGCAGGGCGGTAACCTGAAGAGGGGGAGCTGTCAGCACAGGCTGGGCGCTGGCTGATGGATGGCAGGGAGAAGCTTCCTGAGAAGCTTCCAGGCTGTGTGGTTCCTCCCTGGGGAGGAAGACCAGTTCCCACCACCCTGCTCGTAGAGCTGCTGGATCTTGGGGATGCTCCAAGGGACTTCAGGGGTGCTCTGAGCCCCATCAGAGAGAGCCGGTTCCTCAGCCCTCAGCTCTGGTCCAGATCCAGCTCTTTGCCCTGCGACCACGGCAGTGCTTTTCCAGAAGCGGGGCAACGCATCCCGCCACTGCACAGGGCAGGGGTGCCACTGGGCTGACGgtgctgtgccatgccgtgccattCCAGACCCAGCCTTCGTCCGCGCCCAGCTCATCCCCGACAGCAGCGAGAGGAACGACGACAAGCTCTACTTCTTCTTCCGAGAGAAGTCGGCCGATGCTCCGCTGAGCCCTGGGGTCTACTCCCGCATTGGGCGCATCTGCCTGGTAGGTGGAGcggtgggcaggcaggggagcgggcagggggacaggcagggctgagcacGGGGGTCCCTCTGTTGCAGAATGACGATGGGGGCCACTGCTGCCTCGTGAACAAGTGGAGCACCTTCCTCAAGGCTCGGCTTGTCTGCTCCGTGCCAGGACCCGACGGGATCGAAACACACTTCGACGAGCTCCGTGAGTGGGCGAGGGGGGAACAGGGTCCTTCTGTACCCCTGCGGGCTTGGGGGCACCCTTGGGAGGTGACATGGTACCCTGTTTcatggggagggctggggaccccCTTGCTGCCCCCCACCTCTTACCTCTCCCATGAGGAGCTGCCCTCCCCACTGCCCCGGCATCCCTGGGTGTGAGGGGGGTCCCTGCCCGCCTCCCCCATGGTGACACCCCCATCTTTCTGTCCCAAGAGGATGTCTTCATCCAGCAGACACAGGACACAAAGAACCCCGTTATCTACGCCGTGTTCTCCGCTTCAGGGTGAGTGCTGACCCTCCCGGCACAGAGCTGTGGAGGGAGGGTGAGTCCCCAGCTGGGTGGGGGTCCCAGTGATGCTGTGGTGGTGGGCAGCGCCAAGCCAGAGGGTGGCAGCTGGTCCTTCCTCCCAGGTCGGTCTTCAAAGGCTCTGCCGTCTGCGTCTACTCCATGGCCGACATCCGCATGGTCTTCAACGGGCCCTTCGCGCACAAGGAGGGACCCAACTATCAGTGGATGCCCTACACGGGCAAGATGCCCTACCCCCGGCCGGGCACCGTAAGTACCCCCGGGCACAGGTGGGGAGGTGAGCTGGTGCCTGCCGGGCAGCCGGCACGCTCAGACCCGTGCCTGGATCCTGGGTCACAAAGTGCTGGTGACGTTTGTGCCGCAGTGCCCCGGGGGGACCTTCACCCCATCCATGAAGTCGACCAAGGACTACCCCGACGAAGTGATCAACTTCATGCGCACGCACCCGCTGATGTACCATGCCGTCTACCCCACCCACCGCCAGCCGCTGGTGGTCCGCACCAATGTCAACTACCGCTTCACCACCGTGGCCGTCGACCAGGTGGACGCGGCAGACGGGCGCTATGAGGTGCTTTTCCTGGGCACAGGTACCCACGCCGCGCACCGCGGGGAACGCAGCATGCTCCGGCGCGGCCCCGGAGGGCACGGGCACCACCAGGGCTGGCCAGAGCACGGTGCCCTCCGCCATGCCGGAGTGGGGCGAGGGGCTGAGACCCCCCCTGAGATCCCTGCCCCTTCTCGAGGCTCCAGCCTggtccttcccctgccctggtGCCCATCCCACAGACCCCACCATCCAGCCCGGTCCTTCCCCTAGCCCAGTTCCTGTCTCCAGGGCCAGCGATCCAGCATGATACCTCCCATCCTAGGGATGCCACCATCCAGCCTGGTCCCCCCTGTGCCCCAGTGCCCACCCCAGGGGCCCCACCATCCAGTGTCATCCTTTCCTAACCTTGGTGCCCATCCTATGGGGTCTGTGATCCAGCCTCGTGCTTCCCATTGCCCATCCTAAACCCACCATCATCCAGCCTCAAGCTTCCCCTGCCTGATTGCCCATCCTAGAGGCACCAGCGTCCTGCCCTGTCCTTCCCCAACCCCAGTGCCCATCCTGGGGGCACCGTTGCCCAGCCTGGTGCTTCCCCTGCTCTAACGTGCATCCTAGAGCCCCTGTGATCCATCCCGGTCCTTCCCCTGCCCGGCTGCCCGTCCCTGGCTGCTGTCCCCACCCTGCCCGGGGTGCTGGCAGTCCCTAGCCACAGGCAGTGACCTGAGCGGGTACACCGCACCCCAGGGACAGCCCCCCGCTGTGGCAGGAGAGAGATGGGGATggccttggggggggggtccttcctctccccagccccagcagggacCCCCTTCCCAGGAGCGGAGGGTGCAGGTGCCCAGGGGTGGCACTGAGCGCCTGGGCACCGTGGTGTCTTGCAGATCGTGGCACTGTGCAGAAAGTCATCGTGCTCCCCCGGGATGACATGGAGACGGAGGAGCTCATGCTGGAGGAGATCGAAGTGTTCAAGGTAAGGGTTGTCCTGTCCTCCACCCTCCACTGAGTGTTGTCAACCCAGCCAGCCACCCCTTGGGACACCAACCAGCCCCTTGGGACACCAGCCACCCCTTGGGACACCAGTCAGCCCCTTGGCCAGCTCTGGAGGGACCCCAAGCATTggtcctcctgcctgctgccccctGACAgctccccctgcccgccccagcTGCCTGGGGGGTCTGGGCTGCccaccctggggctgcagcatcAGGCCAGGCGCTCGCCCCTCCATCTCCTTCACTCCTGCTCCTGTCTAGGTGCCGGCACCCATCAAGACAATGACCATCTCCTCCAAGAGGGTGAGTCACGGCGcgtggcaggggctgggcagaTCCCGTCACTGGCCCAGCCGCAGCTCTGCCCGGTGTCACCGCGGCACCAGAGCGAGCTGGCTCCCGTGGCCCTGGGTGGCTCCGGTATCTCGGCCAGTCCCAACACCAGGAGGCTACAGCTGATTCTGGGGGGTCCTTGCAGGGTGGGGATGAGATGACGTCTCACCCTGTCCTCTTTGTCCCCCCAACAGCAACAGCTGTACGTATCCTCGGCCGTAGGCGTGACCCACCTGGCCCTGCACCGCTGCGACGTGTACGGGGAAGCCTGTGCCGACTGCTGTCTGGCCCGGGACCCGTACTGCGCCTGGGACGGCAGCGCCTGCACCCGCTACTCCGCCTCCTCCAAGAGGTACGGGGGGCCGGGGGAGAGCGGCAGGGAGggaccccccggccccgggcttCCCCGCTCACGTCCTGCCTCCCCACAGGCGGAGCCGGCGGCAGGACGTCCGGCACGGCAACCCCATCCGCCAGTGCCGAGGCTACAACTCCAACGGTGAGTGAGGTCTGGGGCAGAGCCCCGCAGCATGGGGGGCGGCTGGGGGGCATGGCCAGAGCGGGGCATGGGTGGAGGGGTGCCCTGGTGGGTTCATGGTTGTGTGGCTGGGTAtatgggtggatggatggatgcatgcatgcatgcatggaACAATGGATGGAAAAATGGATGGATTGGTGAAAAAATGGATATATTGGGGAGTAAGATGAACATGGATGGATGGATACGCTGGGGTTGAGGATGAGCACAGACggatggggtgggtgggtggatgggtggatACATTGGGGAGTAGGATGAACATGGATAGATGGATACATTGGAGATGGAAcacggatggatggatggatatGTTGGGGAGAAGAATGAGCAGATTTGAATGGGTGCATAGGggaatggatggatggatggatggatgggtggatggacAGATGGACGGATGCCTTTGTGGAAGGATGGCTACACTAGAGGAGGGGGAGCACACTTGCTgggtggctggggagcaggcagaCCTGTGGCTGGAGGTGGGCAGGAGCTCTCTCTTGGAGAGTGggtgggctgggcaggagggcagcagggcaggggcgCGGAGGCGCACGTGTGACCCGGCTGCCCCGCAGCTAACAAGAACGCAGTGGAGGCCGTGCAGTACGGGGTGGAGGGCAGCACCGCCTTCCTGGAGTGCCAGCCCCGCTCACCCCAGGCCAGCGTCAagtggctgctgcagaaggacaATAGCGACCGGCGGAAAGAGGTAGGGCGGGGTGCCGTGCCGGGGGGTGCCGGGAGGTGCCGGGTGCCAGCCGGCTGAGCCATGCCACCTCTTCCCCCCGCAGCTGCGGGTGGAGGGCCGGGTGCTGCGGACGGAGCAGGGCTTGCTGCTGCGCGCCCTCCAGCTCGCCGACAGCGGCCTGTACTCCTGTACCGCCACCGAGAACAACTTCAAGCACACGGTGACCAAGGTGCAGCTCCGCGTCCTCAGCAGCCGTGCCGTCCACGCTGTGCTGGTCCAGACGGAGACCCCCCCCGGCCTCCCGGGTGCCCCCACTCCCCGCTACCAggacctgctgcagctcctcaccCAGCCCGAAATGGGACTCCTGGACCAGTACTGCCAGGGCTACTGGCGGCACACGGCggccagccccccccagccgctGGCGGGCCTCAAAGCCAAGGAGCAGCAGGACCAGAAGAAGCCTCGGAACCGCCGGAATCACCAGCCAGAGACCTATGGGCATACATGAAACCATCATCAGGGACTTTGCTAGCACAGTGGtctatttttccccccttttaatattaaaaatatctataaataaataaatatatatatatatacatccacgcacacacacacgcagac encodes:
- the SEMA3F gene encoding semaphorin-3F isoform X2, with the protein product MPVVGVLLWATLLTLGWRAAHAKDHGFATPRVQLSFKELKATGTAHFFNFLLNSSDYRILLKDEDHDRMYVGSKDYVLSLDLHDINREPLIIHWPASQQRIEECILSGKNSNGECGNFIRLIQPWNRTHLYVCGTGAYNPICAFVNRGRKAQDYIFYLEPDKLESGKGKCSYDPKVDTVSALINEELYAGVYIDFMGTDAAIFRTMGKQTAMRTDQYNSRWLNDPAFVRAQLIPDSSERNDDKLYFFFREKSADAPLSPGVYSRIGRICLNDDGGHCCLVNKWSTFLKARLVCSVPGPDGIETHFDELQDVFIQQTQDTKNPVIYAVFSASGSVFKGSAVCVYSMADIRMVFNGPFAHKEGPNYQWMPYTGKMPYPRPGTCPGGTFTPSMKSTKDYPDEVINFMRTHPLMYHAVYPTHRQPLVVRTNVNYRFTTVAVDQVDAADGRYEVLFLGTDRGTVQKVIVLPRDDMETEELMLEEIEVFKVPAPIKTMTISSKRQQLYVSSAVGVTHLALHRCDVYGEACADCCLARDPYCAWDGSACTRYSASSKRRSRRQDVRHGNPIRQCRGYNSNANKNAVEAVQYGVEGSTAFLECQPRSPQASVKWLLQKDNSDRRKELRVEGRVLRTEQGLLLRALQLADSGLYSCTATENNFKHTVTKVQLRVLSSRAVHAVLVQTETPPGLPGAPTPRYQDLLQLLTQPEMGLLDQYCQGYWRHTAASPPQPLAGLKAKEQQDQKKPRNRRNHQPETYGHT
- the SEMA3F gene encoding semaphorin-3F isoform X1; the encoded protein is MPVVGVLLWATLLTLGWRAAHAKDHGFATPRVQLSFKELKATGTAHFFNFLLNSSDYRILLKDEDHDRMYVGSKDYVLSLDLHDINREPLIIHWPASQQRIEECILSGKNSNGECGNFIRLIQPWNRTHLYVCGTGAYNPICAFVNRGRKAQGFPPSQPGGRESRSADGPLSPRPAQSKDYIFYLEPDKLESGKGKCSYDPKVDTVSALINEELYAGVYIDFMGTDAAIFRTMGKQTAMRTDQYNSRWLNDPAFVRAQLIPDSSERNDDKLYFFFREKSADAPLSPGVYSRIGRICLNDDGGHCCLVNKWSTFLKARLVCSVPGPDGIETHFDELQDVFIQQTQDTKNPVIYAVFSASGSVFKGSAVCVYSMADIRMVFNGPFAHKEGPNYQWMPYTGKMPYPRPGTCPGGTFTPSMKSTKDYPDEVINFMRTHPLMYHAVYPTHRQPLVVRTNVNYRFTTVAVDQVDAADGRYEVLFLGTDRGTVQKVIVLPRDDMETEELMLEEIEVFKVPAPIKTMTISSKRQQLYVSSAVGVTHLALHRCDVYGEACADCCLARDPYCAWDGSACTRYSASSKRRSRRQDVRHGNPIRQCRGYNSNANKNAVEAVQYGVEGSTAFLECQPRSPQASVKWLLQKDNSDRRKELRVEGRVLRTEQGLLLRALQLADSGLYSCTATENNFKHTVTKVQLRVLSSRAVHAVLVQTETPPGLPGAPTPRYQDLLQLLTQPEMGLLDQYCQGYWRHTAASPPQPLAGLKAKEQQDQKKPRNRRNHQPETYGHT